The following DNA comes from Erigeron canadensis isolate Cc75 chromosome 3, C_canadensis_v1, whole genome shotgun sequence.
TGATGTGGAGAGACATGCTAGAGATTTTATGGAGGCTGCCAAAAAACTCCAACTCTACTTTATTGGTCTGCAACGCGAGGATCAGCCAACGAAAGAAGAACTCTTGCAAAAGGTAATGAATGCCTGGATGACGATAATGAATTATATTCTGTGTTTAAACGTTACAGTTGAGAGGACATGATTAAGCAACGAGTATACTTGAAACCTTTTTAAATAAATGCAGGATATTGCCATGATGGAAGCAGAACTGAAGACGAAGACTGAACTTATCAAGAAACAGGAAAGACTGATTCAGGGGTGGAGAGAGGAGTTAAAAGACCAATTAGAAAGACACAATTCCGAATTAGAGAGGGTTTAGTGTATTATTGCGATACATATTTGTCGACATTCATTCTATTGATTAACTGACTGTATTAGCGTGTAGTAGCCATCACTGCTTGAATGAAAAGGGATTTCCATTACATTCCAAAGTAATGGGTGCTCCAAACTTTTAAATGTGCACTTTTGGTCCAAATATTTGTGAAAATGCAGACTCTAAGTCCAATGATTGACATCTTCACTTTCATACTGTTGAAGGATACTATATGTTGATTTAGCtgctttttatatatctttgaaattttgcttttttcaaaattaagaaTTCATAAAGTAACAATACCATATTGAATTTGAATCCTTGAGTTATAATTGAAATCAATCCCAATACTCAATATCAAACTATGTAACCAGAGGGCCTTTGGCAAGTAAGTATTTATGTGAGCTATCAACCTGTAAATAACTTATCCAGTCGAATGGTGTTGCACCTGGTCTAGAAATCTTGCTGAACCTGGTAAAAAGGATCTCCtaaagaaagttgtttaactgAGTGAAATGAGTGAATAGATGTTAGCGTTCATTGAAATTTAATTGTTTAGTTGCATTATAAGCTAGTGACATTATTGGTGGCGTAGTTTGCACATGCAAACACTTCTTGAATGAATAGAGAACAGAAGTGCCGGTTTAAGATTTATAGAGACCTTAAACGAAATAAGTTTTTGAGGCATAGTTCCTAAAcctaatgatatatatatatataatgaacctGATGATCTCATATCATTTAAAAAGTTGAACTGATAATCATCAGATTTTAattgttcattttttttgtttcttttttattttacttttttgtggTTGCATCACATTTTGTTTATGTAGTAATCATACAGAAAGTTGGAACTTGTAAATTGTTAAGGAATAAATGTTTAATTGGATATGATATGATGgtgtatatttaatattttgtttatacgtAATATGTGCTGCACAAACATAATGAGATTATATAAAGTTTGAACTTCTACAAAGAAAttaattatgtttgtttttttaattagacTGGTGCTACATATATCGTAAACATAATCTTTCAATTTTACTAGTTTGTATGCCTAGAATTTCAGTGGATACTTTCAATTTGTTTACAATTAAATATAGCTTTGATGATCTTAATGATGCAAGCAAGAGGTGAGTTTTTTATTCTCCTAATCATCTATGAGGATTGATGATGATTATAAAGAAGTCAATCTTCTGTTACATTAtagttatgttattgttatacGGTTATACCGATGTTAAATTCATGTATGATGTTACATGtttatcaaaataatgaaaaaattcacagaaaataaaaaaatgttaaaaggcTTAAATGTGCCCTTaatgaaaaagtaaataacataatgaaaggGATAAATGGAAACTATATTCTCTAAATTAATACGGGTAAAATTGGAATAAAACCAATCTGGATTATATGTTAACATTAAAATTAACAGATGGCAAAAATTTAAAGTTGGCTAATATTTAGGCCTATTTAGTAGGCCTCTCTATCACCACTCATGTTTAATAGGTGAGACGTCTTACCCTTTAATTATGTCACATCTTTGTTATACATAAACCCATTAATGCAATAGATTTAATGGGTGACCTACCCTTTAGTATGTCtctttttaataacaaatataaatatatacatactcgTAAACTAGAAGACGTAAACTCATAGGTGCAACAATTTACTTCAATAAGAAAGCATGTCTTCAAGGCACCAAATCTGAAAACAAATGCGATACACTTAAAGGGTAAGACCAGAAACGGgatacgtttaatgggtaataCCTTTTAACTATGTGATACTTTATTATACATATACCCataaataaaatggtttatGTGTCACATTTTTATTATACATAACCGCATACATAccaatatagatatatacatactcGTAAACTCAAACGTGCAACATGAGAAAAATTATCACTATACTCATCGTACTTCTTTTCATAATCAACACGAAATTCCAGCAGTGTTGAAGGTTCATCAAGAACATGCAATTTCTTCTCATGCTTAAAAACAACTTTCAAGTTGTGATACCATTCATTAAAGTTGTTTGCCATCTAGCTCATCCTTGTTAAAAGGACTAGTTTTTTATGGGATTTTGAATCAACGGAGCCATTTAAAAGCAAGGAAATCAACAAAAATCGGACACCAAACCAATCAAACCCTCAAGCAACATTACAA
Coding sequences within:
- the LOC122593431 gene encoding mediator of RNA polymerase II transcription subunit 28; its protein translation is MAERQTGEQHHDTWAADDMIGYVKAMEAALLPCLPARELQAIDRSPHPSHQIDVERHARDFMEAAKKLQLYFIGLQREDQPTKEELLQKDIAMMEAELKTKTELIKKQERLIQGWREELKDQLERHNSELERV